In Gemmatimonadota bacterium, the DNA window TGACGGCGACGTCTGCGCCTTCTGTGGCGAATAGCAGCGACGTCGCGCGACCGATGCCCGTTCCTCCTCCAGTGACAAGTGCTACTTTGCCATCGAGTTTTCCCATGGTGACTCCCTTCAATATTGTGTGTGTAAAATCGCTTAAATTAGGCGAAGATATACCCAAATGTCAATTGGGTTTTCAGGGCTGCCGCTCCCAGGCGAGCAGATTTTTGACCATAGCGCGAATGCGCGGATGATCGCTGTTTCGGAAGTGATCGTGTAGCCTATCGGCACCCTGGTTGTGTTTGCACAGGGCTTCGTAGTGTACAGGGGTTTGGGGTCGGGCGGCGAATTTCATTGCAATATAACTGCGCCCTTCTTGCTTGTCGTACACTGCGTGGTACAGATATTGATTAAAGAAGATCAGATCGCCCGGTTTGACCGATAAAATATAACCCGGTAATTCATTACCACGCACGGCAAAAACGTCCATACTGGTGCCCGATGTCTGGGGCTGAAGTGCCAGCAAGGGGCAGTGAAAATGAGGTAAGTGGGAGCCAGGGATGACCCGCAGTGCGCCCGTATCTCGATCCATCTTCTGTAGATATATCATAATTTTGATGCGCGTGTAGTTCAGATCAATCTGTCCGGCCCGATCGCTGTGCCACTCATGGTTGTTGGTCTCGTTAAAACTGCCGCGATTGCCTTCAGATTGCCCCCATACAAAACCCGGTCCCAATAGATCTTCGATGGGTTTCCAGATGCGGTCGTCCCGGGGCAATTGTGATAGGATGGGGCGTCTTTCGATAAAGGGCACAATGGCTTGATAGCTGGTCGCTTCAAGGCGCGTTTGCAAATCTTCACGCCACAGAGATTCCGCCTCAGCGGTGATCACCTTCATTTCAGCAGATGAGAAGACCCGACGCAGAGCCAGAAATCCAAAAGTATCAAAGTACGCTTTTTGCTGGTCGCTCAACACTGCGGACTCCTTTCAGTGGTTTTACAGGATTTGATAGTATATGAGAAAAAGGAGGTGTGTTAAAGTGGAAATTGACGTCGTTCGAATCTGATACGGCGTCTTTTTTTTTTTTATTTTTTTTTTTTGATAACAAATTTTAATAAAGA includes these proteins:
- a CDS encoding phytanoyl-CoA dioxygenase family protein, encoding MLSDQQKAYFDTFGFLALRRVFSSAEMKVITAEAESLWREDLQTRLEATSYQAIVPFIERRPILSQLPRDDRIWKPIEDLLGPGFVWGQSEGNRGSFNETNNHEWHSDRAGQIDLNYTRIKIMIYLQKMDRDTGALRVIPGSHLPHFHCPLLALQPQTSGTSMDVFAVRGNELPGYILSVKPGDLIFFNQYLYHAVYDKQEGRSYIAMKFAARPQTPVHYEALCKHNQGADRLHDHFRNSDHPRIRAMVKNLLAWERQP